A segment of the Kluyveromyces marxianus DMKU3-1042 DNA, complete genome, chromosome 5 genome:
CTGGAATTATTATTGGTATATACATACTTATATACGTACACTATTATAGAGAGATAGTCTAACAAACAAAGGTCTATGTTTCTTATTGTCTGACAACTTGAATCTTGTTGTCCTTCTTCCACTTCTCAAATTCTTGAGCAGTGGTAATCAACTGGTTCTTCAAAGAGTTAATAGTTTGTTCCAAATTAtctctttttgtttgaagtACTGGTATCGTTGACTTTACATCTGTATCTACTAATGCGCTTCCAATCATTCTATAACATTTTCTCTCAGGTTCTGTTTCGTTAAGTGTCCGAAGAACTACCTCATGTTCATCCTTATCACGACCTAGCTCGATAATCTTAGACTGTAGTTCTTCCAAAGTGTTTTTGTAGTCGTTATATTTCAATTGAAGCACTgaatccattttttttgtatgcGCTCACACATATTCTCATTGTTAGTAAATTGAACTTGATTTTATCAGTATTTTGGATATATAAAAC
Coding sequences within it:
- the GIM4 gene encoding tubulin-binding prefolding complex subunit GIM4, translated to MDSVLQLKYNDYKNTLEELQSKIIELGRDKDEHEVVLRTLNETEPERKCYRMIGSALVDTDVKSTIPVLQTKRDNLEQTINSLKNQLITTAQEFEKWKKDNKIQVVRQ